A single Ziziphus jujuba cultivar Dongzao chromosome 11, ASM3175591v1 DNA region contains:
- the LOC107433162 gene encoding translationally-controlled tumor protein homolog has product MLVYQDLLSGDELLSDSFPYKEIENGALWEVEGKWVIQGAIDVDIGANPSAEGGGEDEGVDDQAVKVVDIVDTFRLQEQPAFDKKAFVTWVKRYIKTLSAKLDGEKQEEFKKTIEGATKFLLSKLKDLQFFVGESMHDDGSLVFAYYKDGATDPTFLYFAHGLKEVKC; this is encoded by the exons ATGTTGGTTTATCAGGACCTCCTCTCTG GTGATGAGCTTCTCTCTGACTCCTTTCCTTACAAGGAAATCGAAAACGGAGCTCTGTGGGAAGTTGAAGGAAAG TGGGTTATTCAAGGAGCAATTGATGTAGATATTGGTGCAAACCCTTCTGCTGAAGGGGGTGGAGAGGATGAGGGTGTTGATGACCAAGCTGTTAAGGTGGTTGACATTGTGGACACATTCAGGCTTCAG GAGCAACCTGCTTTTGACAAGAAGGCGTTTGTCACATGGGTGAAGAGGTACATCAAAACTTTGTCAGCTAAGTTGGATGGGGAGAAACAAGAAGAGTTCAAGAAAACCATTGAGGGAGCAACCAAGTTCCTGCTTTCGAAGCTCAAGGACCTCCAATT TTTTGTGGGGGAAAGTATGCATGACGATGGTAGTTTGGTTTTTGCTTATTACAAGGATGGAGCCACTGACCCAACTTTTCTGTATTTTGCTCATGGGTTGAAGGAGGTCAAGTGCTGA